The sequence TCCCACGTTAGCTTCCTGAGTAACAAGAATCTTGAGTAGTAAAAAAAAAACAGTTTATATTGCAGGCATTGGTATCATCAGTCCCCTTGGTTGCGGAGCTGATGATACGGAACAGTCTCTTCTAAAGAACATTTCTGCGATTGCACCCCTGAGTGCAGACATCTTTTCCATTCGCACCCCTCCCCCTCTTCTGGTGGGGCAGGTCACAAATCTTACTGAATCGCCCCTTCCCCGAACACATCGTTTAACAATTGCCGCTGCACAACAGGCAATGAAAGGACAGTCGCAGCCACCTGATGCTGTAATACTTGGAACAACCACGGGAGGAATTCTCACTACAGAAAACCTGCTTATTGAGAGTGAAAAGGATCCTCTGAAATACAGACACCACGGACTCACCACGGTGGCTGAAGAACTCGCAGATGCCCTCCACTGCACGGGTCCCGCACTCACTGTCTCCACTGCCTGTTCCTCGGGGAGCGTTGCCATCTCCATGGCTTGTAAAATGCTGCAGTCTGGTGAGGCGGAATGGGTGCTGGCAGGAGGAGCTGATTCCCTTTGCAGGCTGACCTACTTTGGATTTCATTCTCTTCAGCTGGTGGACCCCGAGGGCAGCAGACCACTGGATAAAGACAGAAAAGGAATGTCCGTTGCCGAGGGAGCGGGACTGCTCCTGCTCACCACCGTAAAGCCCGAGCAACCCATGGGCCAGATTCTTGGCTGTGGACTGACCTGTGACGCCCACCACCCTGCGGCGCCTCATCCAGAGGGAAAAGGCGCCTTCCAGGCCATACGCAATGCTATCAACTCTGCGGGAATTAATGCCCGCGCAATCGATTACATCAACCTTCACGGAACAGGTACTCCGGATAACGACTTGGCAGAATCGAAGGCAATACGGGCAGTCTTTGCCAATCCCCCGCCCCTCTCATCTATCAAAGGAGCGACGGGGCACAGTCTGGCCGCATCCGGTGCTATAGAAGCTGTTATTGCCGCAATCTGTATACAGGAGGGATTTCTGCCGGGTAACACCGGACACAGAACCCCGGACCCGGAATTGCATATAAGGCCCATTATGTCGCCTGTAAGTCAACCAGTCTCAATAATCCTCTCCAACTCCTTTGGATTTGGGGGAAATAATGCGTGCCTCCTTTTCTCAAAGAATGGAACAGTCACCGCACCCTCCATTGCTTCTGAACACGCCCCCTTAACCATAGTCGGAAAGGCTTGTATCACAGGAGTTGGCCATACCCGGAGCAGTCTGGAAACATTCTCCAAACTGGCAGTTATTGGTGGCACTCTTGACAGTAAAATCATCTCAGAGAACCTTCCAGCACGAAAGGTACGACGCCTGAAACGCTTTTCACGAATTGCCCTCGCCCTGGCCGCTGCTGCCCTTGAGGATTCCGGTCTCAAGGAATCACCCCAGTCCGTTTTTATGGGAAGTGGCTGGGGCGCACTTTCCGAGACCTATGATTTTATAGATAAACTGCAAAGCAGTGACGAAAAGTTCCCCAGCCCCATAGACTTTGTAGGTTCCGTTCACAACAGTGCTGCCGGACAGATTGCCATCATGCATGGGGCAAGGGGTGCGAATATCACCAGTAGTGGTGGTGACCATTCTTTTGAGCAGGCACTGCTTGCCGCAGACTCCTTTCTTGACGAAGATTCACCGTCCGCTTTCGTACTTGCTGTCGATGAGTTCCACAAACAGTTCTCACCGCTGTTTGATCCATCGATCACAACTGATACGTCCCCTGCTGATGGGGGGGGAGGGTTTTACCTCCTCAGACAGGCCGTCCCCGGAAGGGTCTCCGTTCAACTCAAGTGTTACCAGAAACAGACAGAAGATATACTGGAGTCGCTTGTTGCAGGTCTTGGTGGCACCGAATCACTGCAAAACGACTGCGGAATGATACTTGCCGGAATCCCCGCAGCCGTCGCCCACCAGGGAGAAGAACAGCTGCATCAGTTTATGGAGAAAACCGGGCTTGACATTCCGGTTATTCATTACAGGATGTTTACCGGAGAATTTGCCTCAGCTTCCAGTGTTGCTGCGGTTATAGCCGCACAACTTCTGGAAGACGGTGTTGTCGATTCCAGCAAGAAAATCCTGGTACTGGGTTTTGGGAAATACGTCACTGCCATGGAATTCGCCATTCAATGAACGTCCTGCTCATCTCACCCAATACCCTCACCGTTCCCTATCCGGTATATCCCATTGGCCTTGATTATGTGGCCGGTTCCTTATCAACCAGGCATCAGGTTCAGATTGCAGATCTCAATATCCTGGGACATGATGCGCTTGGGCAAATGATAGGCGATTTTTCTCCGGATATTATAGGATTATCAATCCGTAACATTGACAACACCGAATCAGGCAATCCACTTTTTTTTATCAGCGAGCACAAAAAGCTTGTGGATTGGCTGCGAACCCAAAGTGACGCCCCCATTGTCGGTGGCGGCGCTGGGTTCACCATCCTTCCCCGTGAAATCTTCGACGCCCTTGAACTTGATTACGGCATTATAGGAGAGGGGGAACGCCTGGGAGAACTGCTTGAGGCACTTGAAAACAAGGGGCCACTCTCCAACATTCCTGGCCTGCTCACGAGCTCACATCCCGCTATTCCTGCCGCGCCCTGGGGGGGAATCCTGCAAAGACAACCAGCACGGAATGCCCATTCACAGTTCTATCTCGATTATGGCGGAATGCTTAACCTGCAGACAAAACGGGGCTGTTCTTTCCGCTGCATCTACTGCCCCTACCCCCATATTGAAGGAAAAAAACATCGTCTTGTTGATCCCGAAACTGTTGCCCATATGGCCCTTTCACTTCAGGAAAATGGCGCAAAATACATTTTCATCACCGACTCCGCCTTCAATTCAGATGTCAGCCACAGCCTCAGTGTAGCGGAGTCCCTTAAACGCAATGGCCTTTCAATCCCATGGGGGGGATTTTTTGCCCCCATTAAACTCCCGGATGATTATTTCACCCGGATGAAAGAGTGCGGCCTGAAACATGTCGAATTCGGCACGGAATCCCTCTCTCAAACAATGCTTAAGACCTACCGCAAACCCTTCACCCCCAAAGACGTTATCAGTGCCCATAATCAGGCCGTTGCTGCCGGACTCCACGCAGCCCATTATTTTCTGCTTGGTGGCCCAGGGGAGACCGTGACAACGGTGGACGAAACACTGAATTGTATAGAACATCTAAAAAAAACGGTACTCTTCTTTTTCACCGGCATCAGGATCTACCCTCATACCAGACTCTACGACATTGCTCTTGAGGAGGGGAAAATCAGCAAAAACACCAGTCTCCTGGAACCCTTCTATTATGAAAGTAATGCCATCAGTCATGGGGAAATAGAAAAACAGGTCTCAGAGCGCGGCAAAGAACGGATCAACTGGATCGTTGGATCCGGAGGAAAAAAGTCAGCCGAAACAGTGAGCAAGATGCATAAACGTGGGTTCACCGGGCCTCTCTGGGAGTTTTTGATCCGTTGATAATACAGAGTCCGCTATTTTCCTGAAACAACAATGGAACATTTGAATTTTTTGACCATTCTTGGTAGAAACATCTGATGTTTACATAAACAGATCAACTGAGCACTACTATGTGGTATTCGTATATTTCGATAGGACATGATGGAGAGAATGCAGTGCTTGCCCGGGTGACTACGGATGCTGCGTCGCCCTGGTTTGCAGGGCATTTTCCAGAAGACCCTATTTTACCGGGCATTGCCCAGATAAATATGGTAACTGAAACCATTGCAAGGGTTTTAAAGAAAAATCTATCGCTACAAAGTGTTGCCCGTATTAAATTTAAAAAGCTTGTCCGGCCCGGCGATATCCTTGATATCCACGCCATGGCAGGAAAAAAAGAAAACCACTATTCTTTCAGTATCACCAGCATGGAAGAAGATGTCTGCTCCGGCAGACTGGTGCTGGCCCCAAAAAAGGAGCAATAAAGAAACATGACAACCGATACACATCAGGCAATCACCCGTATTGCTGAAATAATCATCAATGAACTGAAGCTTGAAGATGTTACCCCTGAAACCTTTGATGCCGACCTTGATCTTGTGGATGAGATCGGGATTGACTCCATGGATCTTGCCACCATCGCCCTGGTCCTCCGTGATGAATATGGGATCAGAATCGATGAAGATGACTACCCGAAACTGACCACCGTGCGCATTATTGCTGAGTACATCACTACAAAACTGGCAGAAAAAGAGTAACCAGGCAGGAACAGAGCATGGAAAACGCAAAGGACATAACGGAGTATAAATTTTCCGATATTATCGCATCCCCCTCTATCAAAGAGCGCTTTGAAAAGGTACGCAAATATTTTTTTCTCCGTGAATCCACCTACGACATGAGCAATCGCTGCAATCTCCGTTGCGAAGGCTGTTATTATTATGCCGGAGAGACCGAGAAACAGTTCGCCGAAGAGAATCTCAACCCGGCCGACTGGCAGCAGCTCATGGAGGCCGAGAAAGAACGTGGCATTACCTTTGTGGTGCTCGCCGGAGCCGAGCCATCCTACGTCCCCGAACTCTGTAAAACATGTTATGACACTATTCCCCTGGGCTGCATTGCCAGCAATGGTCTGATGCCCCTGGCCAAAGAAATCGATTATCGCATCCATATTTCTGTCTGGGGAAATGACAAAACCAGCCTTGAAATCAGAAAGGCCAAGAATATGCTGGTCCGGCAGATGGAAAATTACCAGGGAGACTCAAGGGCTATCTGGGTTTACACCTTTACCCCCGTCAATATTGACCAGGCCCGGGAAGTGACGGAAACACTGGCTGCAAACAATCATCAGATTACCTTCAACATGTTTTCTGCCCCCACTGACTACAATGGGCATCTTCGCCACACCCCGCAAACGCTGGCCCATACCCGTGCTGTCATGAGTGAGCTTTTGGCCGAATTTCCGGAAACTGTTGTATTCTCCCCTTATAATATCGTGGCCCATACCCATGAACAGGGACTCCATTCCCTCTTTTCCTGCTCTTACCCGCGCATGAACCCATCAACCGCCATCGGGCTTGGGAGGTCGTTCCGTCAGTACCGTACCGACCTGCAGTGGGATCGAGCTGCTGCATGCTGCGTGCCGGACACGGACTGTGATGATTGCCGCCACTATGCTGCTGGAAGTGCCGTGGTTACAGCCAGGATGTATCGCCATGCAACTACCCCGCAGCATTTTTCCGCCTGGCTCGACTATGTGGATACCTATCTTGCAGTGTGGGTGAAAGGCTACGATAAAGGCGAAAACCTTTGTAAAGAAATGATTGAACCTCCAGAACAGAGTTGAAAAATATGAAAACAGTCAGTTCCCTCCTCGATCCTCAATGGTACGAGCGCTATAAAAAAATATCCAGACTCAATATCCGCAGCTCCATCTACGATGTAACGGATCGCTGCAATCTTCGCTGTAAAGGCTGCTTCTTCTTTTCGTCCGGTGAGCACGAACGTGCCGCAGAAGAAAAGGATATAGACAAATGGCATGACTTTGTGGAAAAGGAGATGGATCGCGGCGTAAATCTAGCCATCCTTATCGGTGGTGAGCCCACACTCTGCATGGACAGAATTGAAGCATTTTACAAACGACTGCCCACCTTTTGTGCAACCAACGGACTCATCAAGGTTCCCCGTGATCGGTTCCCTGATATGATGGTTGGCCTCTCCCTCTGGGGTGATGCTGAGGACGAAATTGCCCTTCGCGGTCAGGACACCTTCAAAATTACCAGTGCCAACTATGGAGGTGATCCCCATGCCTACTATCTCTACACCATCACCCCGAAACAGCTGGGGAAAACCGGAAAGATAATTCAGAAGGTTCAGGATATCGGACTGAAGGTTCATATGCAGTTGCTTTCCAACGATGAGGATGTCAATGGATTTTCATGGAAACCTGAAGAACTGCTGGACATCCGCCAGGAGATGGATGCCATGCTTGATGCTTACCCCAATACGGTGGTCTCATCAAAATATTACCATGAAGTTATCACCACCGGAAAGATGCTGGGCCGAACATTTGGCTGGTCGGAATGTCCGTCGGTAACCATTTTACGTGACAATCGGGATCCGCAACCCAAGCGGCTCACAAACTTTATCCGCTATGCATCGGATCTTAAAACAGTCCACCGCTGCTGCACTTCTGAAACCCGTGACTGCTCCACCTGTAAAGATGGTGCGGCCCATATGAGCTGGGTAATGGTCAATAAACGTGCCCACATCAAAACAACGAAGGATCTGCAGAATTGGATTGAAGTGTACGAGATGTTTGCAAAATTATACCAGTTTATTCCCTGGTAGTGTTCCGTAGGATTTCATGGGAAACAAAACCCCGGTCATCATTGGCTACGATGCCATTTCCGCACTCGGCAACGATCTTGAGCTGCAGTGGCAGGATGCCCTGGCTGGAAAAAGCGGTATCGGCCCTCTCTCCCGCTTCCCCCTGAAAGATGATTTTCCCGTTCGCATCGCTGGGCAGGTTCCTGATTTTGAGGATACGGACAAGAAGTACCCCTTTCTCACAGCCAGACATCAGGCTAGCTGGAGTTCCCCGGTTTTTAAATACGGAATGCTCTCCGTTGCCAGAGCGCTCGAATCTTCCGGTCTTGAAATAACCCCGGAACTTGCCCCACGGGTAGCTGTTACCTACAGCTCAGCGGTGGGTGGTCTCGATGCCGTCTTACATGCGGACAGACGACTCCAGGCTGAAAACAAACTCCCCCATCCCTACGCAAATCCCAACTCCTGTATCAATATGATTGGCGGTAAAATCGCCATCCTGACCGGAGCCCAGGGACCCATTGTAACCCCGGTCACCGCCTGTGCCACCGGCCTCACTTCCATGCTCACAGGAGCTATGTTCCTGGCCCAGGGCCGGGCGGACGTTGCCATCTGCGGGGCCGTTGATTTTGCTCTTGTTGAGCCCATTGTCGCAGGCTTTTACACCATGAACGGTGTCTACATCCCAAAGGAAGGCAATGAAGATGAAGCACCGGAACGTGCCAGCCGTCCCTTTTCCCGCAACCGGCGCGGGTTTATTATCTCAGAGGGTGCTGGAGCTGTGATTCTGGCCACCCCTGAATTCGCCAGAAATCATGGCCTGGGGTTCAGCATTGAGCTCAGCGGATGGGGAATGACCTCGGATGCCCACCATTTTGTAGCGCCTAACTTTGCAACCGTCAGGCAGTGCATGCAGAATGCCATGGATGATGCCGGTATCAGTCCTGCTGAGATAGCGGTAATTAACGCCCATGCCGCATCAACAAAGGTTGGTGACAAGGTGGAATATGATGCCATCACAGCACTCTTTGGTAAAAACACACCTCCGGTGACTGCCAACAAATCACTCATCGGCCATCCCATGGGGGCATCGAGCGTTATAGAGTCCATTTTCAGCTTTCAGGGTATGCGTGATGGCGTACTTCCGCCCACTATTAACTACCTGCCAGACCCCGAGATTGTTATTGACTGTGTCGCAAACGAAAAACGAAAACTTGAACAGGAGTTTGTTCTGAAAAACTCTTTCGGCTTTGGCGGCTGTAACAGTTGTGCCATATTTAAACGGATACACTAAGAATACAAGATATGAGAGCACCACTTAACAGACGGGTTTTTGTAGCCGGATATGCGGCGGCAACCCCACTCGGAAATACCTTTGAGAAGACCTGGGCCGCTGCAATACAGGGAAAGGCAGCTTTCCGCCGTGTAACACGGTGCGAAACCGAAAGCCGCTCCAACGTGGTTGGTGAAATCCCGGACTGGGATCCATCACTTCTCCCCTATGTGAACCGTAAAGAAGCCTCTATCTGGAACGCAGATTACATTTTCCTCACCATGGAGATGTGCAGGCAGGCCCTGGAAAATGCCGGTCTTGAAATGACTGAGGAGACCGGTCCAAGAACGGCATGCATGATAGGTTCTGCACTCAACGGCACCGATTCCTACCGGATTGCCATGGATAACTATGTCAACCGTGGCCCGTTCAAGGTAAGCCCCTATCTCCTTCCAAACGTATGCGCCAATCTGCCAGCCGGAAAAGCAGGAATGCTGCTCAATTTCACCGGCCCTATCTTCTCTCCACAGGGCGCCTGCGCCTCGGGCAACCACGCAATCGCCATCGGCTCGAGAATGATACGGGATGGTGATTGTGACTTTGTCCTCGCCGGTGGAGTCGAAACCTGCATAATCCCCGAAATCATCCAGGGATTCTCCAATATGCTTGCCACCATTAAAGTAGGCCATAAAGATCGTGCCTACGATGATCCGACTCAGGCCTCACGCCCCTTCAGTTTGGATCGCAAGGGATTTGTCCTCTCCGAGGGCGCCGGGGTACTTCTTCTTGCTGCAGAAGACAAAATTGAATCACTTGGACTTAGCAAAAAAGCTGAAGTTGCAGGGGTCGGCTGGACCTCAGATGCGAAACACTTCACCCGGCCAAACCGGGAAACAATCGTCCGGGCAATCCACGACGCCATTTACGATGCCGAAATCAGTCCACAGGATATCGGCAGCATCAACGCCCACGGCACATCCACTCCGACCGGCGATGCCACTGAGGTTGAGTGCATGCGTGAGGTGTTCGGTAAAGAAATCAGTAAAATTCCGGTTACAGCCAACAAATCACAGGTTGGACACAGTCTGGGGGCATCGGCTGCCATTGAGGCAGCACTTTCTATTGAAGCGATGAGCCAATCCATACTCCTGCCCACGGTCAATCATATTCCCGATCCGGCCTTTGCAGATATTGATGTCGTTCCGAGTCAAACCCGTAAGCACTCCTACGAACATATACTTTCCAACTCATTCGGCTTTGGTGGAACCAATTGCTGTATAGTCTTTAAAGGAATCTGAGTACCATGCGACCAAAGCCATTTATCCCCGAGCTTCTCCCTCAGCACCCCAATCATGTAAAAGATAGGAACAGTGGTCTGATCTGGCACAAAAGCGAAATGCGTACCCTCTATGTGGATACTGACAGGTCCCAGGTTGTTTACCATGCCAACTATCTGCGATATTTTGAATTTGGCCGGGCAGAACTTATGCGGGGGGCCAACTATCCCTACAAGAAGATCGAAGAAAGTGGCTACGTCTATCCCATCATCAAGACTGAACTCAACTATTTCACCCCGCTCTTCTATGACGATCTCATGTATATCCACACCCGGCCTTCCAGCATCGAACTGGTTAAACTGCAGTTTGACTATCTGATCACCCGGGCGTCAGACGGTGAGATTA comes from Desulfocapsa sulfexigens DSM 10523 and encodes:
- a CDS encoding beta-ketoacyl-[acyl-carrier-protein] synthase family protein, which translates into the protein MGNKTPVIIGYDAISALGNDLELQWQDALAGKSGIGPLSRFPLKDDFPVRIAGQVPDFEDTDKKYPFLTARHQASWSSPVFKYGMLSVARALESSGLEITPELAPRVAVTYSSAVGGLDAVLHADRRLQAENKLPHPYANPNSCINMIGGKIAILTGAQGPIVTPVTACATGLTSMLTGAMFLAQGRADVAICGAVDFALVEPIVAGFYTMNGVYIPKEGNEDEAPERASRPFSRNRRGFIISEGAGAVILATPEFARNHGLGFSIELSGWGMTSDAHHFVAPNFATVRQCMQNAMDDAGISPAEIAVINAHAASTKVGDKVEYDAITALFGKNTPPVTANKSLIGHPMGASSVIESIFSFQGMRDGVLPPTINYLPDPEIVIDCVANEKRKLEQEFVLKNSFGFGGCNSCAIFKRIH
- a CDS encoding lipid biosynthesis B12-binding/radical SAM protein, which codes for MNVLLISPNTLTVPYPVYPIGLDYVAGSLSTRHQVQIADLNILGHDALGQMIGDFSPDIIGLSIRNIDNTESGNPLFFISEHKKLVDWLRTQSDAPIVGGGAGFTILPREIFDALELDYGIIGEGERLGELLEALENKGPLSNIPGLLTSSHPAIPAAPWGGILQRQPARNAHSQFYLDYGGMLNLQTKRGCSFRCIYCPYPHIEGKKHRLVDPETVAHMALSLQENGAKYIFITDSAFNSDVSHSLSVAESLKRNGLSIPWGGFFAPIKLPDDYFTRMKECGLKHVEFGTESLSQTMLKTYRKPFTPKDVISAHNQAVAAGLHAAHYFLLGGPGETVTTVDETLNCIEHLKKTVLFFFTGIRIYPHTRLYDIALEEGKISKNTSLLEPFYYESNAISHGEIEKQVSERGKERINWIVGSGGKKSAETVSKMHKRGFTGPLWEFLIR
- a CDS encoding radical SAM protein; protein product: MKTVSSLLDPQWYERYKKISRLNIRSSIYDVTDRCNLRCKGCFFFSSGEHERAAEEKDIDKWHDFVEKEMDRGVNLAILIGGEPTLCMDRIEAFYKRLPTFCATNGLIKVPRDRFPDMMVGLSLWGDAEDEIALRGQDTFKITSANYGGDPHAYYLYTITPKQLGKTGKIIQKVQDIGLKVHMQLLSNDEDVNGFSWKPEELLDIRQEMDAMLDAYPNTVVSSKYYHEVITTGKMLGRTFGWSECPSVTILRDNRDPQPKRLTNFIRYASDLKTVHRCCTSETRDCSTCKDGAAHMSWVMVNKRAHIKTTKDLQNWIEVYEMFAKLYQFIPW
- a CDS encoding acyl-CoA thioesterase, with the protein product MRPKPFIPELLPQHPNHVKDRNSGLIWHKSEMRTLYVDTDRSQVVYHANYLRYFEFGRAELMRGANYPYKKIEESGYVYPIIKTELNYFTPLFYDDLMYIHTRPSSIELVKLQFDYLITRASDGEIICTGFTKHCAINSDGIPVKIDEKTIKLWESFPTE
- a CDS encoding acyl carrier protein, with amino-acid sequence MTTDTHQAITRIAEIIINELKLEDVTPETFDADLDLVDEIGIDSMDLATIALVLRDEYGIRIDEDDYPKLTTVRIIAEYITTKLAEKE
- a CDS encoding radical SAM protein, whose translation is MENAKDITEYKFSDIIASPSIKERFEKVRKYFFLRESTYDMSNRCNLRCEGCYYYAGETEKQFAEENLNPADWQQLMEAEKERGITFVVLAGAEPSYVPELCKTCYDTIPLGCIASNGLMPLAKEIDYRIHISVWGNDKTSLEIRKAKNMLVRQMENYQGDSRAIWVYTFTPVNIDQAREVTETLAANNHQITFNMFSAPTDYNGHLRHTPQTLAHTRAVMSELLAEFPETVVFSPYNIVAHTHEQGLHSLFSCSYPRMNPSTAIGLGRSFRQYRTDLQWDRAAACCVPDTDCDDCRHYAAGSAVVTARMYRHATTPQHFSAWLDYVDTYLAVWVKGYDKGENLCKEMIEPPEQS
- a CDS encoding beta-ketoacyl-[acyl-carrier-protein] synthase family protein → MSSKKKTVYIAGIGIISPLGCGADDTEQSLLKNISAIAPLSADIFSIRTPPPLLVGQVTNLTESPLPRTHRLTIAAAQQAMKGQSQPPDAVILGTTTGGILTTENLLIESEKDPLKYRHHGLTTVAEELADALHCTGPALTVSTACSSGSVAISMACKMLQSGEAEWVLAGGADSLCRLTYFGFHSLQLVDPEGSRPLDKDRKGMSVAEGAGLLLLTTVKPEQPMGQILGCGLTCDAHHPAAPHPEGKGAFQAIRNAINSAGINARAIDYINLHGTGTPDNDLAESKAIRAVFANPPPLSSIKGATGHSLAASGAIEAVIAAICIQEGFLPGNTGHRTPDPELHIRPIMSPVSQPVSIILSNSFGFGGNNACLLFSKNGTVTAPSIASEHAPLTIVGKACITGVGHTRSSLETFSKLAVIGGTLDSKIISENLPARKVRRLKRFSRIALALAAAALEDSGLKESPQSVFMGSGWGALSETYDFIDKLQSSDEKFPSPIDFVGSVHNSAAGQIAIMHGARGANITSSGGDHSFEQALLAADSFLDEDSPSAFVLAVDEFHKQFSPLFDPSITTDTSPADGGGGFYLLRQAVPGRVSVQLKCYQKQTEDILESLVAGLGGTESLQNDCGMILAGIPAAVAHQGEEQLHQFMEKTGLDIPVIHYRMFTGEFASASSVAAVIAAQLLEDGVVDSSKKILVLGFGKYVTAMEFAIQ
- a CDS encoding ApeI family dehydratase; this translates as MWYSYISIGHDGENAVLARVTTDAASPWFAGHFPEDPILPGIAQINMVTETIARVLKKNLSLQSVARIKFKKLVRPGDILDIHAMAGKKENHYSFSITSMEEDVCSGRLVLAPKKEQ
- a CDS encoding beta-ketoacyl-[acyl-carrier-protein] synthase family protein; this translates as MRAPLNRRVFVAGYAAATPLGNTFEKTWAAAIQGKAAFRRVTRCETESRSNVVGEIPDWDPSLLPYVNRKEASIWNADYIFLTMEMCRQALENAGLEMTEETGPRTACMIGSALNGTDSYRIAMDNYVNRGPFKVSPYLLPNVCANLPAGKAGMLLNFTGPIFSPQGACASGNHAIAIGSRMIRDGDCDFVLAGGVETCIIPEIIQGFSNMLATIKVGHKDRAYDDPTQASRPFSLDRKGFVLSEGAGVLLLAAEDKIESLGLSKKAEVAGVGWTSDAKHFTRPNRETIVRAIHDAIYDAEISPQDIGSINAHGTSTPTGDATEVECMREVFGKEISKIPVTANKSQVGHSLGASAAIEAALSIEAMSQSILLPTVNHIPDPAFADIDVVPSQTRKHSYEHILSNSFGFGGTNCCIVFKGI